Proteins from one Peromyscus eremicus chromosome 8a, PerEre_H2_v1, whole genome shotgun sequence genomic window:
- the Sec14l5 gene encoding LOW QUALITY PROTEIN: SEC14-like protein 5 (The sequence of the model RefSeq protein was modified relative to this genomic sequence to represent the inferred CDS: deleted 2 bases in 2 codons) translates to MVQKYQSPVRVYKYPFELVMAAYEKRFPTCPLIPVFLGSEILGEWRSADGAMHTVERSCRLRVDAPCRLRVDAPRLLRKIAGVEHVVFVQRNVLNWRERTLLIDAHNETFASRVTVKENCRYTVHPENEDWTCFEQSASLDVRSFFGFESTLEKIAMKQYTANVKRGKEVIEHYLSELISQGTSHIPRWTPAPVREEDARSRVVHQCPSSMVTDGPSDAPGPDPEMATADGDKLDADYIERCLGHLTPMQESCLVQLRHWLQETHKGKIPKDEHILRFLRARDFHLDKARDMLCQSLSWRKQHQVDLLLQTWQPPAPLQEFYAGGWHYQDIDGRPLYILRLGQMDTKGLMKAVGEEALLQHVLSVNEEGQKRCEGNTKEFGRPISSWTCLLDLEGLNMRHLWRPGVKALLRMIEVVEDNYPETLGRLLIVRAPRVFPVLWTLVSPFINENTRRKFLIYSGSNYQGPGGLVDYLDKDVIPDFLGGESVCNVPEGGLVPKSLYLTEEEQEQADQLRQWSETYHAASVSRGNPHEVAVEIPEGESVITWDFDILRGDVVFSLYHVKQAPKLGPQEPGVRASEQLIDKSRVLGTDYSRVEAPLICREGQSIQGSHVTQWPGIYLLQWQIPSPSESVVCSLPGVDDVLTALHSPGPKCKLLYYCEVLASEDFRGSMSSLESCTSRFSQLSATTSSSSSGQSHSGSVVSR, encoded by the exons GCCTACGAGAAACGCTTCCCCACCTGCCCTCTCATCCCCGTTTTCCTGGGTAGCGAAATCCTGGGTGAGTGGAGAAGCGCGGATGGGGCCATGCACACGGTGGAGAGGAGCTGCCGGCTGCGTGTGGACGCCCCG TGCCGGCTGCGTGTGGACGCCCCGCGGCTGCTGCGGAAG ATCGCTGGTGTGGAGCACGTGGTCTTTGTGCAGAGAAACGTCCTAAACTGGAGAGAGAGAACGCTGCTGATAGATGCCCACAATGAGACCTTTGCGAGCCGAGTGACCGTGAAGGAGAACTGCcgctacaca GTCCATCCTGAGAACGAAGACTGGACTTGCTTTGAACAGTCGGCCTCCCTGGATGTTCGGTCTTTCTTCGGCTTTGAAAGCACCTTGGAGAAGATCGCCATGAAGCAGTACACCGCCAACGTCAAGAGG GGAAAGGAAGTGATTGAGCACTACCTGAGTGAGCTCATTTCCCAGGGAACATCCCACATTCCCCGCTGGACACCTGCCCCAGTCCGGGAGGAAGATGCCCGCAGCCGGGTTGTGCACCAGTGTCCCAGCTCCATGGTGACAGATGGCCCCAGTGATGCCCCAGGCCCTGATCCTGAGATGGCCACAGCTGATG GGGACAAGCTGGATGCAGACTACATCGAGAGGTGTCTGGGCCATCTCACTCCCATGCAGGAGAGTTGCCTGGTCCAGCTTCGGCACTGGTTACAGGAGACTCACAAAGGCAAG atCCCCAAAGATGAGCACATCCTGCGCTTCCTGCGGGCACGAGACTTCCATTTGGACAAGGCCCGAGACATGTTGTGCCAGTCCCTGAGCTGGCGGAAGCAGCACCAGGTGGATCTCCTTCTGCAGACCTGGCAGCCCCCTGCTCCCCTGCAGGAGTTCTATGCCGGAGGCTGGCACTACCAGGACATAG ATGGCCGCCCCCTCTACATCCTGCGCCTGGGCCAGATGGACACCAAAGGCCTGATGAAGGCAGTGGGCGAGGAGGCGCTGCTGCAGCAT GTTCTTTCTGTCAACGAGGAAGGACAGAAGAGATGCGAAGGGAACACGAAAGAGTTTGGCCGTCCGATCAG CTCCTGGACTTGCCTACTGGACCTGGAGGGCCTCAACATGCGGCACCTGTGGAGGCCGGGGGTGAAGGCCCTGCTGCGGATGATCGAGGTAGTGGAGGACAACTACCCCGAGACCCTGGGCCGGCTGCTTATCGTGCGTGCGCCTCGCGTATTCCCGGTGCTATGGACCCTG GTCAGCCCCTTCATCAATGAGAACACCAGGCGCAAGTTTCTCATCTACAGTGGCAGCAATTACCAGGGCCCTGGTGGCCTGGTGGACTACCTGGACAAGGATGTGATCCCTGACTTCCTAGGAGGAGAGAGTGTG TGTAATGTTCCAGAAGGAGGCCTGGTCCCCAAGTCCCTGTATCTGACCGAAGAAGAGCAGGAGCAGGCTGACCAGCTACGGCAGTGGAGTGAGACCTACCACGCAGCCAGCGTGTCCCGCGGGAACCCCCACGAG GTTGCCGTGGAAATTCCAGAAGGGGAGTCAGTCATCACCTGGGACTTCGACATCCTCCGAGGAGACGTGGTGTTCAGTCTGTACCATGTGAAGCAGGCCCCCAAGCTCGGTCCCCAGGAGCCTGGGGTTAGAGCCAGTGAGCAGCTAATTGACAAGAGCAGGGTCCTTGGCACAGACTACAGCCGTGTAGAGGCGCCCCTCATCTGCCGGGAAGGGCAGAGCATTCAG GGTTCCCATGTGACTCAGTGGCCTGGCATCTACCTGCTCCAGTGGCAGATTCCCAGTCCCTCCGAGAGTGTGGTCTGCAGCCTCCCAGGTGTGGATGATGTCCTGACGGCTCTGCACAGTCCTGGTCCCAAGTGTAAGCTCCTGTACTACTGTGAAGTGCTG GCATCTGAAGACTTTAG GGGCTCCATGTCCAGCCTGGAATCCTGCACCAGCCGCTTCTCTCAGCTCAGCGccaccacctcttcctcctcctctggacAGTCCCACAGTGGCTCAGTGGTGTCCAGATAG